In one Eulemur rufifrons isolate Redbay chromosome 14, OSU_ERuf_1, whole genome shotgun sequence genomic region, the following are encoded:
- the C14H16orf90 gene encoding uncharacterized protein C16orf90 homolog, with amino-acid sequence MEALVYAVSWAHGHPSHPDTPPNIYEGGLGAQQQQCPSAQGSKPKNFRLRHLRGLALYLPGHMQPAGQRESHWLGRLMAGGCLPQPEGIAWPLDLSQGTLGPGNSHCSALLEAQLPRDSLGNTASSSRMDPANGAPSQSGPPEGLGLRPKRSWGASEEATCPLCKRTRSGALERL; translated from the exons ATGGAAGCCTTGGTCT ATGCAGTGAGCTGGGCCCACGGACACCCCAGCCACCCTGACACACCACCCAACATCTACGAGGGGGGGCTGGgggcccagcagcagcagtgcCCCAGTGCCCAGGGAAGCAAGCCCAAGAACTTCCGGCTGCGCCACCTCCGTGGCCTGGCTCTCTACCTACCAGGCCACATGCAGCCCGCCGGCCAGCGTGAGAGCCACTGGCTGGGCCGGCTCATGGCAGGGGGCTGCCTGCCACAGCCTGAGGGCATAGCCTGGCCCCTGGACCTGTCACAGGGGACTCTGGGCCCAGGTAACAGCCACTGCTCAGCCCTTCTGGAAGCCCAACTGCCCAGGgacagcctgggaaacacag ctTCCAGCTCCCGCATGGACCCAGCCAACGGTGCCCCCTCCCAGTCCGGTCCCCCCGAGGGCTTGGGGCTCAGGCCCAAGAGGTCCTGGGGGGCCTCGGAGGAGGCCACATGTCCCTTATGCAAGAGAACCCGCTCTGGGGCCCTGGAGAGGCTGTAG
- the NAA60 gene encoding N-alpha-acetyltransferase 60 — MTEVVPSSALSEVSLRLLCHDDIDTVKHLCGDWFPIEYPDSWYRDITSNKKFFSLAATYRGAIVGMIVAEIKNRTKIHKEDGDILASSFSVDTQVAYILSLGVVKEFRKHGIGSLLLESLKDHISTTAQDHCKAIYLHVLTTNNTAINFYENRDFKQHHYLPYYYSIRGVLKDGFTYVLYINGGHPPWTILDYIQHLGSALASLSPCSIPHRVYRQAHSLLCSFLPWSGISTKGGIEYSRTM; from the exons ATGACAGAGGTGGTGCCGTCCAGCGCCCTCAGCGAGGTCAGCCTGCGCCTCCTCTGCCACGATGACATAGACACCGTGAAGCACCTGTGCGGCGACTGGTTTCCCATTGA ATACCCAGACTCATGGTATCGTGATATCACATCCAACAAGAAGTTCTTTTCCCTTGCCGCAACCTACAGAGGCGCCATCGTGGGAATGATAgtagctgaaattaaaaacaggaccAAGATACATAAAGAG GATGGAGACATTCTAGCCTCCAGCTTCTCCGTTGACACCCAAGTTGCGTACATTCTGAGTCTGGGAGTGGTGAAGGAATTCAGGAAGCACGGCATAG GTTCCCTCTTACTTGAAAGTTTAAAGGATCACATATCAACCACCGCCCAGGACCACTGCAAAGCCATTTACCTGCATGTCCTCACCACCAACAATACAGCAATAAACTTCTACGAGAACAGAGACTTTAAACAGCATCACTACCTCCCCTATTACTATTCCATCCGAGGGGTCCTCAAAGATGGCTTCACCTACGTCCTCTACATCAATGGCGGCCACCCTCCCTGGACGATCTT GGACTATATCCAGCACCTGGGCTCTGCACTGGCCAGCCTGAGCCCCTGCTCCATCCCGCACAGGGTCTACCGCCAGGCCCACAGCCTGCTCTGCAGCTTCCTGCCATGGTCGGGCATCTCCACCAAGGGTGGCATCGAGTACAGCCGGACCATGTGA